The Candidatus Woesearchaeota archaeon sequence ATCATTAACTTTTCGTGCAATTTCCCTACTGATTTCTAAATGAGGAAGTTGATCCTGCCCAACAGGAATGATTGTTCCATCATTGGCTAAAATATCTCCTGCTTGAAGAACAGGGTACAAAAATAATGAGGCGGTTGGAGATTTTAATTTTTGTATCCAATCTTTATATGTTGGGTTACGCTCCAATCTTCCAACTGAAACTAGGTTTGAAAGTAAGTATCCGATTTCTAAGTGTTCTGGGATTGTTGATTGAGCATAAATTATAGATTTATTGGGATCTACACCAGAAGCAATTAAGTCTTTAGTGAATTCTAACATTCTCGATTCCGCCGTTTTAAAATCATCTTTAGTATTTCTTGTTGTAATTGAATGAATATCTGCGATCATAAAAGAAGGATTAGCCAGGTTATCTTCTAAAGCAGATAATTCTTGAAGTTCTAAATAAGGTTTTAAGACTGCTACTAAATGACCTAAATGCATCTTTCCAGTCGGACGCATACCGGTCATAACTTTCTGTTGCTCTTGAGACTTATTCAATATATTTTGAATTTGTTCTTCCATATCTTCTTGTAATTAATAGTATTTTATAAATGTTACTATTTGAAAGTTAATATAGGATTACTGAAAAGTTATTTTTGATTAAAATTACTCGCTGAAAGCGAGACTATCTGTCCGAAGGACTAAAAGCCCCTCTTAATAATTTTCTTTTACAAAGTAAAAGGCAATATGTGCGTAGCACCTGGACTCCCCCTCTTTTTGCTTCTTTTTCTAAAAGAAGAATGAGATTTAGACTAGTGAAAATTTAATTGCGTATAACATCAGGATTTAGAGAAGTTTTTGCGACAGCAAAAATTTGGGTGTAGTGAGGTGCAACCGAACGAAACCTCTAAATCCTTGTTAAATACTCCCGTTAGGGACGAGGGATAACTGCAAGTGGTTTTTTGCGAAGCAAAAAAATCCCGAAGAGTAAAAGTTCCATTTCCAATAAATTCGACCAAGGGGAGTGTATATGTGCGAAGCACTGGGGAGTTCCGTTCCTTCAAGCATGAAGTGCCATAGAGAACAAGTCTCGAGAGGAGTTCTTTTTTTATCAAAGCCGAAGGCTCATCAAATAAAAACATCAAGGGGGAGTTCCGTTCAATCTAGCGAACAAAGTGAGCCATCAAGAACAAGAAGAGAGGGGCGAGAAAACACAAAAACAGCAATATTTATAAGTATGTGCGATTATTTATATTTTAAGGGGTAAAATGGGATCAAAAAATATCACTTTAAAGGTAAATTCTGAACTTTATGATAAGTATAGAGAGATATGTAAACAAGAAGGTTGGATTGTATCTCGTCAGTTTGAAAAGTGTATGGAAGAGGAATTAAAAAAGAGAGGAATGCGAAAATGAGTAAAGATAATTCCCTTTTCAAAGAAGCTACAATTAAAAGATTGGTTTCTAATGTTAATTTAACTGCTAAACACAAAAAGGCAGTACATAAATGGTTAGATTATTTTAATACTGGCAAACTAGAAAATGAAAAACAAGCATATATAGAATTCGCTAATATCATTCTTAGAGATCTATTAGATTATGATATAAGTCTTGAAGGTCTTAAACACGAAGAAGAAAACATAGAATTCTTATTTAAAAAAGATGGCAATAATCTTATTTGTTTTGAGGCAAAAGGAACAAAAACTAAAGATTTATGGGCTTATCAAGGAAGAGATAAAAAATCAAGAGAAACTCCAGTTAATCAAATAAATTCTTATATGTATGGCAAGAAAATACCTTTTGGTATTTTAACAAATTATCGGCTTTTTGTATTATTTGATAGAAATGAAGGAGATAAAAAATATCATTTAATTGATTTTACTGAATTAACTAAAGAAGAAAAATTAAAAGAATTTATCGCACTCTTTTCAAGAGAACAAGTAGAAAAAGGATTTATAACAGAAGTAATCCAGCAATCAATTGTTGAGGAAAGAGAATTTACAAAAGAGTTCTACAAATTATATCACGAAACAAGATTAATGTTAATCAAAGAATTTGAAGAAAATTCAGGCATTAGTAGAGAAGCTTCTGTCCATTTTGCACAATTATATCTTAATAGATTAATGTTCGTATTCTTTGCTGAAGATACTGGAAAAATAGATAAACGAATTATAGAAAATAGGGTTATCAAAACATTAGATAACATTCACTTATTCTCATCAAATTCAGCAAACATTTCAAATGTTTTAGTTGGATTGTTTAATGATTTAGATAAAGGTAGCGATTTTCCTGTCAAATTATTTGGCTTTAATGGGGGTTTGTTTAAAAATCCAATTCCTCCAAAAATATTTTTTAAAGATTTTAGAGATGATAAATTCTTCAAAGATGTAAACCAATACTCTAAATTAAAGAAAAAAGAATTAGAATTAAATGAGAATGAAAAAGAAGTATTTCACAAATATAAAAATAGACTTAGTCCTGTAATACGTAATGTTTTGTTAATGGCTTCTTTTGATTTTAATTCCGAAGTTAATGTGAATATTTTAGGTCATATATTTGAACAGTCTATTTCAGATATTGAAGATTTAAAAACGGAAAAAAGTTCTCGAAGAAAAAAAGATGGAATTTTTTATACTCCTGAATACATAACAGATTATATTTGTAGAAACACAATTATAACTTATCTATCTAAGAAAGGAGTTAATTCAGTTCCCGAATTGATAAAAGAATATGCTGAGAACATCGAAGAATTAGAAGATAAGTTTAAATCAATTAAAATACTAGACCCTGCTTGTGGTTCTGGTGCATTTCTAATTAAAGCAACTGATGTAATGTTGGAAATATTTAAAGCAATCCAAGAATTTAAACAAAGTGAAGGAGAATATGAAGCAAAGAAAGGATTGAAGAAGAAAACTAATACTAAAGGACAATTTACACTTTCTAAATGGAATGAAGAAGAAGAAGCAAGAGAAATAATAGAAAATAGTATTCATGGAGTAGATATTAACGAAGAATCTGTTGAGATAACAAAACTTTCTTTATTCTTAAAAATGGCTCGAAAGAATAGAAAACTAACAGACTTATCAAATAACATCAAAAGAGGCAATAGTTTGATAAATGATCCGGAAGTTGTTGGAGATTTAGCTTTTGACTGGGAAAAAGAGTTTCCATTTAAATTTGATGTTGTAATTGGGAATCCACCATATGTGAGGGTTCAAAACTTAGAACATAAAGATATCGATTTTTTAACTAAAAATTATGTTACTCCCTCAGGCAAATTAGATATTTCTATACTCTTTTTTGAAAAGTCATTAAATTTGATTAATGAATCCGGGAAAGTTAGTTTTATTTCATCTTCTCAATGGATAAATACTGATTATGGTAAAAATTTAAGAGAATTACTTTCATCGGAAGGTTATTTATCAAAAATTTTGGATTTTGGTTCATTACCTGTTTTTGAGGAAGCAGATACTTATCCGTCTATTTTTATTTTGAATAAACTTAAAAATCAATACGTGGATTATGTTAAATTATCTAAAGAAAATTATGATAATATAAATACGGAGAAGATTAAATTCAAAAAAATAGATTTTAAAAATCTAACATCGGACTCTTGGCAATTTTCAGATTTTAATTTAATAACACATCTTAATAAAAAAAATTTAAATTGGAATGAATTAAATAAATATGGAAAAGCTTACATTGGGAATATTACGGGATATGATAAAGCATTTATTGTTGATACTTCTATTATAAATGAAAAAAAATTGGAGAAAGAGTTAATAATTCCTTATGCATTCAAGGGAGAAGAAGTAATTCAATATACTTATACGCTTCCAAATTATTTTGTAATATACCCCTACAAACAAGAAAATGATAAACAAGTTTTAATATCTGAAAAAGAACTTAAATCAAAATATCCAAATATTTTTAACTATTTACTAAAATTTAAAGATGAATTAAAAAAACGAAAAGATAGTCGAAAACTTTATGCGAATAATGAGCAGTGGTATAAACATGTACGGCCTGGTTCATTTAATTATATAAAACCTAAGAAAATTCATATTAAAGGAATTTCAACAAAGTTAGAAGCAG is a genomic window containing:
- the trpS gene encoding tryptophan--tRNA ligase: MEEQIQNILNKSQEQQKVMTGMRPTGKMHLGHLVAVLKPYLELQELSALEDNLANPSFMIADIHSITTRNTKDDFKTAESRMLEFTKDLIASGVDPNKSIIYAQSTIPEHLEIGYLLSNLVSVGRLERNPTYKDWIQKLKSPTASLFLYPVLQAGDILANDGTIIPVGQDQLPHLEISREIARKVNDMAGYELFRVPNGLEMLNEVMLGTDGQKMGKSAGNTIDLGESDKSYQKKIRKMVTDPEKTESNSYVGHPEICSVYTYHRFFSQDLSRIKEECKQGSLLCGNCKKGLEATIAPYIESFRDRRANLSDDVVYDVLREGQKKTQEIASEKLDGLKSMMGIKYHF
- a CDS encoding N-6 DNA methylase, whose product is MSKDNSLFKEATIKRLVSNVNLTAKHKKAVHKWLDYFNTGKLENEKQAYIEFANIILRDLLDYDISLEGLKHEEENIEFLFKKDGNNLICFEAKGTKTKDLWAYQGRDKKSRETPVNQINSYMYGKKIPFGILTNYRLFVLFDRNEGDKKYHLIDFTELTKEEKLKEFIALFSREQVEKGFITEVIQQSIVEEREFTKEFYKLYHETRLMLIKEFEENSGISREASVHFAQLYLNRLMFVFFAEDTGKIDKRIIENRVIKTLDNIHLFSSNSANISNVLVGLFNDLDKGSDFPVKLFGFNGGLFKNPIPPKIFFKDFRDDKFFKDVNQYSKLKKKELELNENEKEVFHKYKNRLSPVIRNVLLMASFDFNSEVNVNILGHIFEQSISDIEDLKTEKSSRRKKDGIFYTPEYITDYICRNTIITYLSKKGVNSVPELIKEYAENIEELEDKFKSIKILDPACGSGAFLIKATDVMLEIFKAIQEFKQSEGEYEAKKGLKKKTNTKGQFTLSKWNEEEEAREIIENSIHGVDINEESVEITKLSLFLKMARKNRKLTDLSNNIKRGNSLINDPEVVGDLAFDWEKEFPFKFDVVIGNPPYVRVQNLEHKDIDFLTKNYVTPSGKLDISILFFEKSLNLINESGKVSFISSSQWINTDYGKNLRELLSSEGYLSKILDFGSLPVFEEADTYPSIFILNKLKNQYVDYVKLSKENYDNINTEKIKFKKIDFKNLTSDSWQFSDFNLITHLNKKNLNWNELNKYGKAYIGNITGYDKAFIVDTSIINEKKLEKELIIPYAFKGEEVIQYTYTLPNYFVIYPYKQENDKQVLISEKELKSKYPNIFNYLLKFKDELKKRKDSRKLYANNEQWYKHVRPGSFNYIKPKKIHIKGISTKLEAGLLAENTNFSGANCPAIILFDNNILHEILGILNSKLVSFYLNNICPKKLGGYIRYNAINLSKVPLIVGKDDGLKNIVDLMLKLNKEFHDKKSKFFSRIKKSFSLEKLNKKIYSFYELGFNDFIKEIEKLSKKKLSLKEQDEWEDYFNEYKKDLSNLKNDIEKTDNEINQMVYKLYDLSKEEIQIIEESLK